From the Papaver somniferum cultivar HN1 chromosome 2, ASM357369v1, whole genome shotgun sequence genome, the window TCTAGCAGTAActagcaggatgtgtaactgctagttacacatccagggatataaagtttatgttctatatattgcaggttcttatgaaaaggtatatcatgCATATTGGAATGACTAGATAACATTAGTTGGCAGTTGCTTTATGGCCAGCTTGTTCTCAGTAAAAGACCATCATTCGGTTTGGATGATGATCTAGCTAAAGAAGCGAGTAAAGCAGGTCAATTATTTATCTTAAAACTCTTCCATGAAAAGTAAAAAACTATTCAATGCACTCAAattctttttgaagtttttctttgtGAGTAGCTTAGGCACAGAAGCAAAAGATAGCAGAAGAAGTTGCTTCGATGCTTAGTATTGGTGTTGATCTTAATACAATGCCGACTGAaaggtttgtttattttgtttcagATCGTAACAAAAGAAATATGAGAGAATTTGGAATATAATACTTTTGAGTTTTCGTTCAGCTCTGAAAAGATGGTAACTACATTGCACGATGGGGCAGAGTATGCTGGAGTTCTTGTACAGAACTATGTGCTTATTGTTGGAGGCCAATCTGGTGTATCTGAATCTTAATGCATAGTCATGCCATGTATCGTTCTGCGGAGCAGGTCTGTGATTTCTTATATACATCAACATACATTATACGTTTATTTTACAGTTCATGATTTGATCATATTTGCAGAGTGTTATAACTTGGAAAGATAAATGGacttgtagctactagttacatgtgctaattagatgtgtaacttatatatacacatgctaattagatgtgtagctactagttacacatgctaattagatgtgtaacttatagatacacatgctaattggatataAAGTCTATGTTATATGCATGATGATCGTTTGCTAGAAAGTGGTGGTGACAGTCGTCATAGGTAActatttgatttcagtttatGCTACAGTTAAGATTCAATTTCAGTAAAATCCCTATTTGATTTAAACGTTAGCTGAATGATTAGGACTTTCAGTTGTTTTAATGTATGAGAAAAGTTTTGGTGAAGCTTCTAATTGGGATGTTTATTTTCCCGTTTACATATGTGTTTGAAGTCTTTATTGTTTAACCACCTTTTCAATGATGCGATAGTTCATGAATTGACCTCATCTTTCGACGTTAACTTCGTATTGCAGATAGGAAAATTTGAGCTTCATATCATGGAGGGAGAGTTTGCTGATCCTCGGATTGTAGTTATGCTTGGTGAAAACGGGACAGGGAAGACGATATTTCTTTGCTTGTTGGTACacctttttagatccctttcttgttgttttttgtttcaAATTCTATGTCTAGACTGCGCATTTATTCACATTACACAagtaggatgcatgtgtaacttctagttacacatgttatatgcttgtgtaactcctaattacacaagtaggatgcatgtgtaactttgaattacactagacagatgcatgagtatcttctaattacacatgctaaaatgaacaaacCTTGTAACCAAAAAATTACGCATGCCAGTTACACAAgctttatggatgtgtaactgctagttacacatgctaattagatgtgtaactataaattacacatgctaattgaatgTGTAATTATGAGTTACACATGTTATGTGGATGTGTATCTGTTgtatatgcttatactttggtgtGTTTGATGAGCACTTGTTTTGagtttgcaaaaaatttgaatTCTTACAGCAAAGTTGTTTCTTAAGCTCTGGTTTTTAATTACTTGATTTCACATCTCCTTATGATAGAATGTGATTTCGTGTAGGTGAAACTaaatatacattgttgtatgtactgttaattttaatcttataaatattaattgcttgttgttatatttcaggtttcagataacttcataaaagataATTGCTTAAATGtgataatggtctcgctggaattggagttgacgctgaatacacaactcagatgcatgtgtaactctcaattacactaggtagatgcatatgtaactctcaattacactagacagaagtgtgtgtaacttctagttacacatgctaaaaattattgtaaatgaatattaaagtaatacatgtattttttgtatgcgttcttttttatgtctattttttttgatgtgtaactttgcattacacgtggcataaggatgtgtaacttctggatacacatgtcatatgcatgtgtaacttctgtttacacattcacactatactttaataattttgggcttataTTTAATAATTctgggcttaaatttaaattttatttaatttggggcttgacaatatattaaaagtagggctgcacatgggcgggtatgggcgggtataagctaaaaccaacctcgcacccacagacttcgggttttttttttttcataaccaaccccgcacccacaaacagcgggcgggttttgttacccgcccgctacgggttgggcgggtatgggtttaaacgggtttaaacccgctttatattcaagtatttagagtaacttctattctccttgattaagtgagaaaaaaaaaccaaaacccccaaaatattcatatctaggaagttcacagatgaagattaagtgttgaatctgttgatttttcgattgttgtcgatttctggtgaagattcgaagttgttgttgtcgatttctggtgaagatttctggtaattgtcgttcgtaggtgaagaagaagaactgaggaggaagaagaggagaggccgaacagagagaagagtgtagaaagtgaatgagggttatcagttatcctatctactagtattagggtttcataatggacgactaggattagttttatctaatggtatataatctgcgggttttttgggcgggtatgggcgggtattagcttaaaccaacctcgcacccacagacagcgggtttttctttttcataaccaaccccgcacccacaacgggcgggtatggattaaaaacccacggatttaacgggtacgggtgggtttgggtatcgtgggcgggtcttgtgcagccctaattaaAAGGCatgaatgtcttttaataactcggggtctagatttaaacttcttttaattaagggcctcatattatgggttatccacgGATCGCGCCTTAGCCCAATTGTCCCTACTGTAATAtctattagtgtgagttttaatttttgaaacATGGTTCTAGTAGAATTCTAATTCCCTGTCCTGAAAGGAACGGGATAGGATTCCATGTACAACTATGACAAATCTTGCTATAGACCCCTATAAATACATACTTCTGCACGCACCACCTCTCAATTTTGGCTTGCTACAATTTGCATAAGCTTCCTGCCATTCAATAGCTCTCTAGAAAAAAAGATGGACACCAAGAGTGAAGATACAGTATCACAAGCATCATCACCGAAATCAAAAACAGCCACAACATCAGCACCAGAATCAAAAACAGCAAGACCAAAATCCATCTTCACCAGAATTAAGGccaaattcaacaacatcaaAACCAAGAGTAAAAAAGTTggcgaaaataagaaaaatatcatAAAGAACATGAATTTGTTTGAAAAATACATTGGAGAAGGAAGCAGTCCCGGAATAAAGACTAAGGAGACATCTGATGTTGGCAACGGCAGCAAAGGTAATGCCTTATTTCGAAGCATCCTGTGGGGAGTCCAAGGAGGCGTATAAAAGACACTTATCTGGTTATGGTCGATTTGAATACTAGACTACTTCAGGAAATCTTCGTTTTTCTTGCTTTGTTtattgaaacttttttttttctcttcctgATATAGAACACGAATGACTCAACAAAAGAATGTTACCTGTCCATAAGTAATGAGAGTTTCCTATAGTCATATTAACAGCTTCTTTTGTCGAAATTTACTTTAGTTACTAGCACTGTTGATTGTAGGCAGCTAGGATAATCAGCATAGCCCCTCGATTCAATAAACCAAACAAACGAACAAAAATTATAGAACAGATTCTTACATGAAGTTCTAATGTTGTAGGTAACCATCACCACTGATACTGATTTTAATTTAGACAGAAAAATATAAATATGAAGGAGAAAAGATGTTGTACACTGACAGAAAAAGCCTTTAATTGTACAAAAGCACTGAAACAAATGGATTTTGAAGATATGACCTCAAAATACATTAGCATGACCATAAAAGATAATAGAACAACGTTAGAAGCAACTATTGAGAGGATTGCAAAGATTTAAACAAGTTAATGAAGTTGAAGCATAACATTGACAGAGTACCAGATTAAAGGATACGCTTAAATTACTGCAGTAATAGCACATGGTAGCAGCCAAACTCTTACTCTCTGGAGATACCAAAAGCTTCCAGCTCTGCGGAATCAGCATCTGTGTTTCTATAAACTCTTACTCTGCTCCAGTAGCCTTAAATTCGATATACCCATCGCTGATGCGAGGTTCCAATATGCTCATAGAGGCAATAGATGACCACACTTATTTCAGAAAATCTCAGTGCATACATCCTCATAAACACCTCAAAAGCACTGAACAACGTGTCCATTAATCCCGGTTCAGCTGGGCTCAAAGATTTCGCTCGGCTATTGAGCAAGAACCTCAGTTCTGGAACAAGCGATAAGGGACCAGTTGAGTTAGTGAGAATAGACAGAAGATGTTATTGACGGAAAGTAACAGAGAAAGCTTTCACTCTATGTCTAACAGAAGTAGAGAAAGAATACATACCATGTCTATCTTTTTCCAGATGTTTAACTTGGTTTTGTCAACTGCAAGTGTTTGGGGATGTTTGCTTCTTAGTCCCCTGGAGAGAGATGTTGTTGTGGAGCACAATCGTCTGGCTATTGACTGATTAATtgggaggaaaaaaaaagaggaaaagtgATCTCGTCTTCAATGGCAGAGACGCTTCAGTCAAAACAATGAGGGCAGCAACAAGATCATCACTAATTCTCAAGTAGTCCAATGCCCAGTCTCTGTGTTATTTGTATCCCTTTGAAGGCTTTATATTTCTCTTGTTGTACAACATCAGGATGGCTGTGGCTATGCGTACCTTTACTTTTCCTCTCTCCCTAATACATCGTTTTCCTCCTTTCTTCAATAAATTGACTTTAATTATCAAAAGCAATTCCTTTTCCATGACGATCAAAAGGAATTCCTTCTGCATCCATGATGCTCAACCCTGGAATAACTTCGTCCAACTGGAAAAGAGTTGGGTCACACAATACCAAATAAGTTCACATCGAAACGAACATTTTCAACTTTTGCGTGATCTGTCACTTTGATACAACTTATACCTCTTGAATCCTTTCTTCACCATCAGTCCTAGTATTTCATCAGCTTCGGAAAATCTTCCAGCACTTCTCAGACTAATCAACAGAGTCCTGTACACTACAAAATTCGGATTGCAACCTTTAAATTCCATTTTCTCAAGCATGGAATGTGCCTCACAAAACTTCCCTGCATTGCAAAGCCCACGGATTATAGAATTGTATGTAAAAACGTTGGGTAACTGCCCCTTGACAATCATCTCATCAAACATTTCCTGAGCCTTCTCTAGATGGCCTTTCACAACATATCCTGTAACCAGAACTGTATAGCAAACTACATCAGGCATGCAACCTATCTTTATCATCTCATCGAGAAAAAACTCGCATGCTTCCAGATTTCCAGCCCGACTCAAGCCATATATTAATGAGGTGAAGTGAAGAACACTAGGATCACAACCCTCTTCTCTCATGGAATTCAAGACCTCAATCGCCAAATGTTTGTTATCTGCTTTTCCATGCATATACAGAATGATATTATATGTATGGAGGTCTGGAAGAAACCCATTCTTAATCATCTCACAATGCAGGTCATGAAACTGACCCCACTTTTTCAATCTAATCTTTGTAcataaaataatattataagtCAGAGTATCTGGGGAATGACCTTCAAAACGCATCCGTCTGTAAAACCACTCTATCAATTTGTATTGTTTCATCACAAGAAGAGAATGTAAAATGGCATTACATGAAAGTCTGAATGGCCCACAATAAAACGTCTTAGAATTAAAAAACCGCAAAAGTAATCTCCTCGCATTACGCACGTTGCCACTATTATACATCACGAGATTAAAAGTTCTTGCTGTAGTCCTACAAccacttttcatcatctcatccAATAACTCCTCTATAGTCGAGTACATCTCACACTCAGCACATACCTTAATCGCTAAGTTATATTCATTCGATGTATGTCTGTAGCTTTCCTGCCTCGCTGACCACATAAAGAACTCATATACCAAGCGAGCACACCTTACTTTACTCGCACTAAACCTTTTCGAGATCTTTACAAGAACTTCTCTAACTATCTTACTACAAACATTGAGCCGTAACTTATCAAGTGCTAATATAGTATCAAAACTAGGTCTATCTTGTTGAAGTACTCTCAAAATTCTATCAACATCCACCACAATATCAGAAAACGGCCTCCTTCTCGACCATAAACACTCCTCAGAATCATCATCACTATCATTATAAGAGGAAACCCCTAAAAGTGTCTCCTCGAAAACATTTTGTCCATcagaatcaaaaccaaaactcgTTTTTGCACTTTTTCTAAAGTCGTCAGCAGTAATATCAGATGCATTCTCATCAATATTGTTGTTTCTGAAACTACTACTACTAGCATCACAAAGGAATAATCGTGAAACATAGCGATGATAATGAGAAATGCCCATACTGTTTGTACGACTAAATAGAACCATAAGATTCATGGTTACAACTAATAAAGCAGCATTCAgatttcttcttcatattctctTTAACTTCACAGTGTTCAATAACAAAGCACTTTTTTCAGTTGGGCATTTTATCAAACACGGAAGACAGTTCCATAACAAAGTACCCAAATACATCAAAGTGTTTAATTCCCATATGACATTTCCATTGAAATTTTCAAAGATCAGATTTTTATTCAGTAATGTAGAGATTAGGTTGAACAAAAACCGTACCTTTTTCAAGATCAAGATCAGAATCATTAAGAGGTGTAGCATACGACTGATTAAGTTGAATAATGATGGTTCCTGTTTATTGCAAGATTGGGAAATTTCCAGATTCCTCTCAATTCGTATCAAGAAGAAGTAACAGAATAGGTCGGGGTATCTGGATATgtagaaatctagggttttccGAAGGTTATTTTTTGAAGGACATGAAAGAGGAAGGAGAGGTCTGGTTTTGTTGGGGCAGGCGCAGCCAACTCTTTACCTCTGTTGGTCATTTCACTCGTTACCCCCGCCCTAGGATGGCAGTATAAGTCTTCTACGTAAGGCCCAACAAATTTTTATGTCGCTACTACCCGCTTTGGGTTGCACGGACGCTCCGTTTTTTGAGTCGTGTCCGCGTTCGACTCGCGTCGGACACAGGATGCGCATTGGACACTGACACGACGCATGTCCGACGCACCAATATGCGCGTCCTGCGGGCGTCTTGTTTGGACGCACCAATGACTCGAGTTTAaagcattttttttcattttcatttaaaattcttcctttatttttactattattaactaaatgaagaaagacaaacaATTAGATCAATCATCAAGAAATGCAGGAAGTTCTTAACTGAGTTTACTGAGATGTCGCGTAAAAAACCTGTTAATACAACTAGACAACCAAGACTGAATTTACATTGGACTCCCCCTCCTAATGGAACTCTTACTATTAATTCTGATGGTTCTTTTAATAATTATTATGGAGGCATTGGTCTAATTATTCGTGATTTTGCAGGTTGTCACAAAGGTTCAAGGTGCATCTATCTAGCTAAAGCTTCAAGTCCAGAACATGCAGAGTGCAATGGTTTATGGGAAGCGGTGAAGTGGGCTAAAGAGATGAATTTGCGAGAAGTGCACTTTGAATTGGACTCAAAGATGGTGGTGGATGCAGTGAAAAACAACACTTACAACATAGATTGGAGATTGCATAATCTCATTAGAGATATCAAGACTTTTTTTCAAGCTTTTAGCTTCTGACACTGTTATTATGTCCAAAAGGAGAAGAATAAAATAGCGGACGTTTTGTCCAAGCTAGCTAGAGTAGATAAGCTAAATCAAACTTGGATACAATATCCTCCTAGTCAGATAAACATTCTTCTAGAAGCTGAAGCTTCATATGTAATGACTTAATATCAATATATTCATctttagtttcaaaaaaataaataaaaataaattggaaatgacatcacaTATACCTTTGGTTGGGCAGGTTTTGTTCTAAAaatgcattttgattgtgccatGTGTTTAATAGTAATTGATTGCTTGACCTTCGACGTGTACAAACAAAcgatttctcattttcttttgaaatttatacacatgtagcattattttttaatttttaggatcgaaacACTTAGCTTAGCTGTATAAATACATAattgtatatataaataaaatgtgTATATACGTGTCCGCGTCCTAGTTTTTTAAGAATTTTGTAGTGTCCGCGTCCGCCTCGTGTCACGTCCGCGTCGACACGTCCGCGTCGGTGCAACCCAGACCCCGCTAAATGATACTCCCCGGAAAAGAATTACCATTACTTtcttacaaatttttttttttagaaaccatTTCCTTACAAATTTGCTACCACCCAACAAATTTTTATGTCATTTTTATCGGAGAGGTCGTTTTCCGGCGACAGAAGGAGATTTCTAGGATATTGGTTTTCATCAGATCAAACCATTTCCTTTTAATCTCCTCTTTCTGTCTTCGATTTCTCATCATTTTCTCATTTTTTGTCTTTACAAATCAATACCACTCTTGACGCGTGAGCATCATTAGCATCAGGCAAGAGTTTCTTCTAGgggttttaatagtttttcaaTGCTGAGAACTTGTACATCTGTGAACCCTTAATCTTCTCCTGCTCCTGCGACCCCCTGTGCAAGCCCTGGTTTTGGTGTTTCTGATGGCAGAGCTGATCTTTATCAATGCCCTTTCAAAGACTATGATGGGTGCAAAAATGGTGTTAAAGGGAAGGGTTTATTGAAGGTTTCATTGTTGAATCATTTGAAAAAATTACACTACAAGAGGGAAGGAGGAACTGATAGATGTCGAGAGAGAGTACGTTGTTGCAGTGAAGTTTACCAAGCATGAGAGTCTACTTTGTCGCACCTTGAGAGCTAGTTGTGTACTTGCTGTATGCACATATATGCCTAGGAAAAAAATGTATGCATATAGAGAAGGGTGAGCTTGATCCTTCTTCGGTTTCAATACATGGCATTGTTGCTCCTGTTAGCAATAATGCTTCTGATACTGCTGCTGAGCTTGAGGTAGCTACGCCCACTCTGGGTCTTGAGCTATTGAACATGGTGTTTCTAGCTCAGACTCCCAAAATCTATAGTATTCCAGCTAAATGTAGGTTGCACTTTGCTCGCACCTTCAGGTATGTGTTGCAGAAAGTTGTGGCCATGCCTAACGAACTGTCTTCATGGATTCAG encodes:
- the LOC113351779 gene encoding uncharacterized protein LOC113351779, encoding MSRKKPVNTTRQPRLNLHWTPPPNGTLTINSDGSFNNYYGGIGLIIRDFAGCHKGSRCIYLAKASSPEHAECNGLWEAVKWAKEMNLREVHFELDSKMVVDAVKNNTYNIDWRLHNLIRDIKTFFQAFSF
- the LOC113348862 gene encoding pentatricopeptide repeat-containing protein At3g60050-like, with translation MNLMVLFSRTNSMGISHYHRYVSRLFLCDASSSSFRNNNIDENASDITADDFRKSAKTSFGFDSDGQNVFEETLLGVSSYNDSDDDSEECLWSRRRPFSDIVVDVDRILRVLQQDRPSFDTILALDKLRLNVCSKIVREVLVKISKRFSASKVRCARLVYEFFMWSARQESYRHTSNEYNLAIKVCAECEMYSTIEELLDEMMKSGCRTTARTFNLVMYNSGNVRNARRLLLRFFNSKTFYCGPFRLSCNAILHSLLVMKQYKLIEWFYRRMRFEGHSPDTLTYNIILCTKIRLKKWGQFHDLHCEMIKNGFLPDLHTYNIILYMHGKADNKHLAIEVLNSMREEGCDPSVLHFTSLIYGLSRAGNLEACEFFLDEMIKIGCMPDVVCYTVLVTGYVVKGHLEKAQEMFDEMIVKGQLPNVFTYNSIIRGLCNAGKFCEAHSMLEKMEFKGCNPNFVVYRTLLISLRSAGRFSEADEILGLMVKKGFKRYKLYQSDRSRKS